One genomic region from Pseudomonadota bacterium encodes:
- a CDS encoding choice-of-anchor Q domain-containing protein yields the protein MSGLRNIFLIVLSMCWCSAALAITDVITSKSRFLTLTGASQVTEPYPSGNLGATSFESGSVTFTPVQGSGLNFSEWTSLFPGNDLALNGSTNLNLDLSFSASAIGFDFADSGSNSTFAILLRRDGQTVASASVSTDSATRFVGLWSDRTFDQIEIRETVGGAENEFIGRVYVGSLRNRDLSSNTPALICQFPLLAAHNFSLGASLVAPEPLGLGFGLAAHSANLALKFCLPFAVAPADIIAYADDPFNADPNSPSACFKTFDHKRVHSQFTNVLGIPVQYDYDWGELGTPQVVHQNSDVEVYMLRGLLPPFVDDASLAAFLGDEFATDGIYSDCDGVKEISNSGHLCPYSSQRQLTHKVGRGGNTYRFDVNMGLLDFVFVPVPKFPQGTKNPAVKQFALQVLVEVTQIVWDIALGGWRFGNFVDRNQIVAIYDVHPPEIDKASGDFNGDGQVNGADLAFIDNVVIEADEIGGVSASRFRSFLRGMYNVSDACDRATSFGPTFPSDELRVFWPVDTAVQDNSFEITWLARDAGPNEQGLRNEASTTQRVRVVDTRPPVIQPPMDIVELTSETQVTLDLGQPLVFDLVDLNPVIINDAQFPLSPGIHDITWTATDASGNAASAVQRVNIKNSNITPEALSQTGGERANAVSFEPMELRVEGSDPDGDPLNFFIEDYPENGFFVAPLYPFFIEDYRLEANLTDEDVEEICENRTPGMGSFLDLEVIRDPSYFSVLDDGTTYVIDRGLVECREDRGLPPSFDFRLAVFDSAGTFIAAEVQNDEPDDLYIDIRTDRVYSTFGEISRSSIETLDADLNPIQFYNLFSMPTRDGGSRNIPFARGAVADTQGVIYVVDNQGNVHAVRAEIDPNGNSIRPEYLGLVLSIDGSGNNNADLAIDTDDNVYASVNERIYKIPRAAPTDDGYFDFSTEIRWMGRCTVDRAPGDQAVCDVANERTLGYSCTDEWCEDGFGVARGGQPGQFDDPRGIAIDPNDNLYVTDFQNFRVQRFTPDGFFAGQAESECDGNCFVIGDFGRPSDIAVNSNHFFILDTFTELLHVSQTTPFKEIGDDFAILDYSSNNNFACVLSADCVDTFTFSVSDGVRDPDSGQMQRSAPALVEIEVARNFRPPFATPGITVEVREDTPTLITLDGSDPDPLDMLTFTITEMPQHGTLTLSGNQATYTPDLNFVGEDHFSFNTSDGLDTSASEAVTNLVENVNDPAVVTFDDEPITAARGFDTLLEGTLTDPDAADKHSLLVRWNDGSPDEPEGEITMMGMITGPMLMERATGDGSIRASHVFENAGLFSVQFCVTDQIDDSSGNKVPTADSLTLCSPVDVQVEDLLDLTLTVNGPDVLVQGQSSNYEITLTNEQPSSGSGLTATGLTATVDIDPVLITSAPAGCTLTGSRASCSFGDLATGESDTITIPIIVPADPGGANSVTSEVDVLVDQTDRKGANKLVVTTPLATDADIIIGGAGDQELADDEDAVPGDGLCEGNNTRTCNLRAAVMEANASASINSIALGNGVFALTQMPPGLTKSSALGDLDVTEDLTITGNGPHFSFINAGGVDRVLDVTATLVLEGVTLSGGLSAEGDNGAAIRVTGDGRVVLRNVRITGNDAAGAGGAIWVDSTQPDALLIENSVISANTAADGAGIVMVNGGAQLTNVTLSANRASGDGGAILLQGGTMTLLNVTVAGNSAVRGGGVLLDGGTLDTTNSLLADNAASTGADCQSLGGSLISGGGNLVERPDGCSGWNASLDKLDAPPGITELLDNGGPTRTYALLPGSPARDGGLLASCPGTDQRGQPRATDGVGNGQPGCDIGAFEAAAVPLQETIFADSFE from the coding sequence ATGAGTGGCTTACGGAATATTTTTCTAATTGTGCTGAGCATGTGCTGGTGCTCGGCAGCGCTCGCGATTACCGATGTCATTACCAGCAAGTCTCGATTTCTGACGCTGACGGGAGCAAGTCAGGTCACGGAGCCGTATCCAAGCGGTAACCTGGGCGCCACGTCCTTCGAATCCGGCAGCGTGACCTTCACGCCCGTGCAGGGGTCGGGGCTGAATTTCTCCGAGTGGACGTCGCTGTTTCCTGGCAATGACCTGGCACTGAACGGCTCGACTAATCTAAACCTCGATCTCAGCTTTTCTGCATCAGCGATCGGCTTCGATTTCGCCGATTCGGGCAGCAACTCAACTTTTGCGATTCTCCTGCGGCGCGATGGTCAAACGGTGGCATCCGCGTCCGTTTCTACCGACTCGGCAACGCGTTTTGTTGGGCTCTGGAGCGATCGGACGTTTGACCAGATCGAGATCCGCGAGACCGTCGGCGGGGCGGAGAACGAGTTTATTGGCCGAGTCTACGTCGGCAGCCTGAGAAACCGTGATCTGAGCTCAAATACCCCGGCGCTGATTTGCCAGTTTCCGCTGCTCGCGGCGCACAATTTTTCCCTCGGGGCCTCGCTCGTGGCCCCGGAGCCGCTTGGCTTGGGTTTTGGCCTGGCGGCCCACAGCGCCAATCTGGCGCTGAAGTTTTGCCTGCCGTTTGCGGTGGCGCCTGCCGACATCATTGCCTACGCCGACGATCCGTTTAACGCGGACCCCAATAGCCCAAGCGCCTGCTTCAAGACCTTCGACCACAAGCGGGTGCATTCGCAGTTCACCAACGTGCTGGGCATCCCGGTGCAGTACGACTATGACTGGGGTGAGCTGGGCACGCCGCAGGTGGTGCACCAGAACTCCGACGTTGAGGTCTACATGTTGCGTGGATTGCTACCGCCGTTTGTGGACGACGCAAGCCTGGCGGCCTTTCTGGGCGATGAGTTTGCCACCGACGGCATCTACTCAGACTGTGATGGCGTCAAGGAGATCAGCAACTCGGGCCATCTATGCCCGTATTCCAGTCAGCGGCAGCTGACGCACAAGGTGGGGCGGGGCGGCAACACCTACCGCTTCGACGTCAACATGGGGCTGCTGGACTTTGTGTTTGTACCGGTGCCCAAGTTCCCGCAGGGCACCAAGAACCCGGCGGTCAAGCAGTTTGCGCTGCAGGTGCTGGTAGAGGTGACCCAGATCGTCTGGGACATCGCGCTGGGCGGCTGGCGCTTCGGCAACTTCGTCGACCGTAATCAGATTGTGGCGATCTACGATGTACACCCGCCAGAGATCGACAAAGCCAGCGGTGACTTCAACGGCGACGGGCAGGTCAACGGCGCAGACCTGGCGTTTATCGACAATGTTGTTATCGAAGCTGACGAGATCGGCGGCGTTTCTGCCAGTCGGTTCCGCAGCTTCCTGCGGGGCATGTACAACGTGTCCGACGCCTGCGACCGGGCCACCAGCTTCGGCCCGACCTTTCCCAGCGACGAACTGCGGGTGTTCTGGCCGGTCGACACCGCTGTCCAGGACAACTCCTTTGAAATCACCTGGCTTGCCCGAGACGCGGGGCCCAACGAGCAGGGGTTGCGCAACGAAGCCTCCACAACTCAGCGCGTCCGCGTCGTGGACACCCGCCCGCCGGTCATCCAGCCGCCGATGGATATCGTTGAGCTGACCAGCGAAACGCAGGTGACGCTGGATCTTGGGCAACCGCTGGTGTTTGACCTCGTGGATCTGAATCCCGTCATTATCAATGACGCCCAGTTTCCGCTATCGCCCGGCATCCACGACATTACCTGGACAGCCACCGACGCCTCGGGCAACGCCGCATCAGCGGTTCAGCGGGTCAACATCAAGAACAGCAACATCACACCTGAGGCGCTGTCCCAGACCGGCGGCGAGCGCGCCAACGCTGTTTCGTTTGAGCCGATGGAGCTGCGGGTTGAGGGGAGTGACCCCGACGGCGACCCGCTCAACTTCTTTATCGAAGACTATCCTGAGAACGGCTTTTTTGTGGCGCCGCTCTATCCGTTTTTCATCGAGGATTATCGGCTGGAGGCGAATTTGACCGACGAGGACGTCGAGGAGATCTGCGAAAACCGGACGCCCGGTATGGGCAGCTTTCTCGACCTGGAGGTGATTCGCGACCCCAGCTATTTCTCCGTGCTCGATGATGGCACTACCTATGTGATCGATCGCGGGCTGGTTGAGTGTCGCGAGGACCGCGGCCTGCCCCCGAGCTTTGACTTTCGGCTGGCAGTTTTTGATTCCGCAGGCACTTTTATCGCCGCAGAAGTGCAGAATGACGAGCCCGACGATCTGTATATCGATATTCGAACTGACCGGGTCTACAGCACCTTCGGTGAAATCAGCCGAAGCTCGATAGAGACACTGGATGCCGACCTCAATCCGATTCAGTTTTACAACCTGTTCAGCATGCCGACCAGGGATGGAGGCTCTCGCAATATTCCTTTTGCCCGCGGCGCGGTCGCGGATACGCAGGGTGTGATTTACGTTGTTGATAATCAGGGAAACGTCCACGCCGTTCGAGCCGAGATTGATCCCAACGGCAACAGCATCCGACCCGAGTACCTGGGGCTGGTGCTGAGTATCGACGGCAGCGGCAACAATAACGCTGACCTGGCAATCGACACGGACGACAACGTCTACGCGTCCGTAAACGAGCGCATTTACAAAATTCCGCGCGCGGCTCCAACGGACGACGGCTACTTCGATTTCAGCACCGAAATCCGGTGGATGGGTCGCTGCACCGTCGACCGGGCACCCGGTGATCAGGCCGTGTGTGATGTCGCCAACGAACGCACGCTTGGCTATAGCTGTACCGACGAGTGGTGTGAAGACGGGTTCGGTGTCGCGAGAGGGGGCCAGCCCGGCCAGTTCGACGACCCTCGCGGCATTGCCATCGATCCCAACGACAACCTTTACGTGACGGATTTTCAAAACTTCCGTGTGCAGCGCTTTACGCCGGACGGGTTTTTTGCCGGGCAGGCGGAGTCGGAGTGTGACGGCAACTGTTTTGTGATCGGCGACTTCGGCCGCCCCAGCGACATCGCCGTGAACTCTAACCACTTTTTTATCTTAGATACGTTCACCGAACTCCTTCACGTATCCCAGACCACCCCCTTCAAGGAAATTGGCGATGACTTCGCGATCCTTGACTACTCGTCCAACAACAACTTTGCCTGCGTGCTAAGCGCTGACTGCGTCGATACCTTTACCTTCAGCGTTTCGGACGGCGTGAGAGATCCGGATTCGGGCCAGATGCAGCGCAGCGCGCCGGCGCTGGTGGAAATCGAGGTGGCCCGAAACTTCCGACCACCCTTTGCCACGCCGGGCATCACGGTAGAGGTACGGGAAGACACGCCGACGCTGATTACGCTGGACGGGTCAGATCCCGATCCGCTGGACATGCTGACCTTCACTATCACTGAGATGCCGCAGCACGGAACGCTGACCCTAAGCGGCAACCAGGCGACCTATACACCGGATCTCAATTTTGTTGGCGAAGACCACTTCAGCTTCAACACGAGCGACGGTCTGGATACCTCGGCCAGCGAGGCGGTCACCAACCTGGTGGAAAACGTCAACGACCCGGCCGTCGTAACCTTCGATGACGAACCGATTACGGCAGCGCGGGGTTTTGACACCCTACTGGAAGGCACGCTGACCGATCCGGACGCCGCGGACAAACATTCCCTGCTGGTGCGATGGAACGACGGCAGCCCAGACGAGCCCGAGGGGGAGATCACCATGATGGGCATGATTACCGGCCCCATGCTGATGGAGCGCGCCACGGGTGACGGCTCAATCCGGGCCAGTCACGTGTTCGAAAACGCCGGTTTGTTCAGCGTCCAGTTCTGCGTCACCGACCAGATCGACGACTCCAGCGGGAACAAGGTTCCGACGGCGGACTCGCTCACGCTGTGTTCGCCGGTCGACGTGCAGGTCGAGGACCTGCTGGATCTGACGCTGACCGTGAATGGACCCGACGTGCTTGTGCAAGGCCAGTCGAGCAACTACGAAATCACGCTGACCAATGAACAGCCGTCGAGCGGCTCGGGTCTCACCGCCACTGGCCTGACCGCCACTGTCGACATCGATCCGGTGCTGATCACCTCAGCGCCGGCGGGCTGCACGCTGACGGGCAGCCGAGCGTCGTGCAGCTTCGGCGATCTTGCAACGGGCGAAAGCGACACCATCACCATTCCGATCATCGTGCCGGCGGACCCCGGCGGCGCCAACAGCGTGACGAGCGAGGTTGACGTACTGGTGGATCAAACTGACAGAAAAGGAGCCAACAAACTGGTTGTCACGACGCCGCTGGCGACGGATGCGGACATCATCATCGGCGGAGCGGGCGATCAGGAACTGGCGGATGATGAGGATGCGGTTCCGGGCGACGGTCTCTGTGAGGGCAACAACACCAGGACCTGCAATCTTCGGGCAGCCGTGATGGAAGCCAACGCGTCTGCGTCGATCAACTCGATTGCGCTGGGCAACGGCGTGTTTGCGTTGACGCAAATGCCCCCGGGCCTGACCAAGTCGTCGGCACTGGGTGATCTGGATGTGACTGAAGATCTCACAATTACCGGTAATGGCCCGCATTTCTCTTTCATCAACGCGGGCGGCGTCGACCGGGTGCTGGACGTAACCGCAACCCTCGTGCTGGAAGGCGTGACGCTTTCGGGCGGGCTCTCCGCTGAGGGTGACAACGGCGCCGCAATTCGCGTAACCGGCGACGGCCGGGTGGTCCTGCGCAACGTGCGCATCACCGGCAACGACGCGGCGGGCGCGGGCGGCGCGATCTGGGTCGACAGCACCCAGCCGGACGCGCTGCTGATCGAAAACAGCGTGATCAGCGCCAACACCGCTGCAGACGGCGCCGGGATTGTCATGGTGAACGGCGGTGCTCAGCTCACGAACGTGACCCTCTCAGCGAACCGCGCCAGCGGTGATGGCGGAGCTATCCTGCTTCAGGGCGGTACGATGACCTTGCTGAACGTAACGGTAGCGGGTAACTCCGCCGTTCGTGGCGGTGGTGTGCTGCTGGACGGCGGCACGCTGGACACAACCAATTCACTGTTGGCGGACAACGCAGCGAGCACGGGCGCGGACTGCCAGTCGCTCGGCGGCAGCCTGATCTCCGGCGGCGGTAACCTGGTGGAACGGCCCGACGGCTGCAGCGGCTGGAATGCCAGCCTGGACAAGCTGGATGCACCACCCGGCATCACCGAACTGCTGGACAACGGCGGCCCGACCCGAACCTACGCGCTGCTGCCGGGCAGCCCGGCAAGGGATGGCGGGTTGCTAGCATCCTGTCCAGGGACCGATCAGCGTGGCCAGCCGCGAGCGACAGACGGTGTCGGTAACGGCCAGCCCGGCTGCGATATCGGTGCGTTTGAAGCGGCCGCGGTTCCGCTGCAGGAGACCATCTTTGCTGATTCGTTTGAGTAA
- a CDS encoding DUF1838 family protein: MMILTGSMAVGLGASTEILAESEVPAGFKGPYIDLTTPKGNVNAAVRIDANLDESKQKWASVSGVVCGVRDGGALQDLFGFEVVSVARAWAQPDGSYRVPHREAIFYTDLRTGDVLRTWKNHYIDEEVEVVDVINDPWNHSFAEEVKRFEPNYGGLNKPKPKPPIPFSNGFFDAGNGMVQKRRHINLYYPAALQPDKWPRESAGKMNRVSEFFTTSAKLADLQNPEMTSVHITGSWSRVTPWLPWMLMGQAPGHIVYHSTFHSFDSLDGFKPKVLAHAEKHHPKMLEAPPRDEWDKPNLSSLEVYAKTQKPKPPKT, translated from the coding sequence ATGATGATTTTGACAGGTTCCATGGCTGTGGGCCTGGGCGCTTCGACCGAGATCCTGGCGGAGTCCGAGGTGCCTGCGGGGTTCAAGGGTCCTTACATCGATCTCACCACACCCAAAGGAAACGTTAACGCAGCGGTACGGATTGACGCCAATCTCGACGAAAGCAAGCAGAAATGGGCCAGCGTCAGCGGCGTGGTATGCGGCGTACGCGACGGTGGAGCGCTGCAGGACCTGTTTGGTTTCGAGGTGGTCTCGGTGGCCCGCGCCTGGGCGCAGCCTGACGGCAGCTACCGCGTTCCGCATCGGGAAGCCATTTTCTATACGGACCTAAGAACTGGAGACGTCCTTCGCACCTGGAAAAACCACTACATCGACGAAGAGGTTGAGGTGGTCGACGTGATCAACGATCCGTGGAATCACTCATTCGCGGAAGAGGTAAAACGTTTCGAGCCCAATTACGGCGGACTCAACAAACCCAAGCCCAAGCCGCCGATTCCGTTCAGCAACGGCTTTTTTGATGCGGGTAACGGCATGGTGCAGAAGCGCCGGCACATCAATCTCTATTACCCGGCGGCCCTGCAGCCGGACAAGTGGCCGCGTGAAAGCGCGGGAAAGATGAACCGGGTCAGCGAATTTTTTACCACCTCCGCAAAGCTTGCGGATCTGCAGAATCCGGAGATGACCTCGGTGCACATCACCGGATCATGGTCGCGCGTGACCCCTTGGCTCCCCTGGATGCTGATGGGGCAGGCGCCCGGGCACATTGTTTACCACTCGACGTTTCATTCATTTGATTCGCTGGACGGTTTTAAGCCCAAGGTCCTGGCGCATGCGGAGAAACACCATCCGAAAATGCTGGAGGCGCCGCCGAGAGACGAGTGGGACAAGCCCAACCTCTCGAGCCTTGAGGTCTACGCTAAAACGCAGAAGCCGAAGCCGCCGAAAACCTGA
- a CDS encoding alpha/beta hydrolase: MKIKKLAVSHSLSSLVAGLGFLVVFCVGMIGCSTNSESPGEASKPLTRLSDRTASLESGGTYRYDRGILSVPENRGRQSARSIDLEFHRLPWTGEGSGNVPPIFVLKGGPGFEGLEDDLARVGYYEFFLERYTRLADVVVVGQRGFGNSGPLPCPDLPAVSIDQVDSARERQARLRTGMQVCRRLYEDQGVDLSGYNVVEMAHDVAAVASALGYEDIQLVGNSFGSHWGMAILREYPQLVSRVTFSALEGPDHTFDHPLEVDAALRRIADAARPDPGQNDQPATPNLLDRFRGVVSTAELSPMPVQWQPDEESPAQEILLDGDALRLLSRGYSRGTTWRHLLPAWPQDLETMIEGNFYGGVRRLTRWWLSNEMDSAAYFSAECGSGISAKRAADIAASTGASASSVNELLADGHCDAWPSDLGPDFREPFETDTPALLIHGDWDTSTPIENAAVVRSMFSNHHFVVIRGGSHGAWREAEESAPEFQQAVLAWIATGSAERLPKSLSLPPLTFLPAGQNLD; the protein is encoded by the coding sequence ATGAAGATAAAAAAGCTGGCGGTTTCTCATTCCCTCTCTTCGCTCGTAGCAGGACTCGGATTTCTGGTGGTCTTCTGCGTGGGTATGATCGGCTGCTCAACTAACAGCGAGTCGCCTGGAGAGGCCTCCAAACCACTCACGCGCCTCTCTGATCGCACCGCATCGCTGGAAAGTGGCGGAACATACCGCTACGACCGCGGAATTCTTTCGGTACCGGAGAACCGCGGTCGTCAAAGTGCTCGTAGCATTGACCTGGAGTTTCATCGCCTGCCGTGGACTGGAGAAGGTAGTGGAAACGTGCCGCCGATCTTTGTCCTCAAGGGTGGTCCAGGCTTCGAGGGGCTCGAGGACGATCTGGCCCGTGTCGGCTACTACGAATTCTTCCTTGAGCGATACACCCGCCTCGCTGACGTTGTCGTGGTTGGGCAGCGCGGCTTTGGCAATAGCGGGCCGCTACCCTGCCCCGATCTGCCTGCGGTCTCGATTGATCAGGTTGATAGCGCCCGGGAACGTCAAGCGCGTCTGCGCACGGGCATGCAGGTGTGCCGCCGCCTCTACGAAGACCAGGGCGTCGATCTATCCGGTTACAACGTTGTGGAGATGGCGCACGACGTGGCAGCGGTGGCCAGTGCTTTGGGCTATGAAGATATCCAGCTTGTCGGCAACAGCTTCGGATCCCACTGGGGCATGGCCATACTGCGTGAGTATCCGCAGCTTGTCAGCAGGGTGACCTTTAGCGCGCTGGAGGGCCCCGACCACACCTTCGACCACCCGCTCGAAGTGGATGCTGCCCTGAGGCGTATCGCTGACGCGGCACGGCCGGACCCGGGGCAAAACGATCAGCCGGCAACGCCAAACCTCCTCGATCGGTTCCGTGGCGTCGTAAGCACAGCAGAGTTGTCGCCGATGCCCGTCCAATGGCAGCCTGATGAAGAAAGCCCCGCTCAGGAGATCCTTTTGGACGGAGATGCGCTGCGGCTGCTGAGCCGAGGATACTCCCGCGGAACAACCTGGCGTCATTTGCTGCCGGCCTGGCCACAGGATCTCGAAACGATGATTGAGGGCAACTTTTACGGTGGTGTCCGAAGGCTCACTCGCTGGTGGCTCAGCAACGAAATGGATAGCGCGGCCTACTTTTCCGCGGAGTGTGGCTCCGGAATTAGCGCCAAAAGAGCTGCTGACATTGCTGCCAGCACCGGAGCCAGCGCTTCGTCGGTTAACGAGCTGCTGGCGGACGGGCACTGTGACGCGTGGCCGTCCGACCTTGGCCCCGATTTCCGGGAGCCGTTTGAAACCGATACGCCCGCTCTTCTGATCCACGGAGACTGGGATACCTCAACCCCCATCGAAAACGCGGCGGTCGTGCGATCCATGTTCAGCAACCATCACTTTGTGGTGATTCGCGGTGGTTCGCACGGCGCGTGGCGAGAGGCTGAGGAGAGTGCTCCCGAATTCCAGCAGGCGGTGCTAGCCTGGATCGCGACTGGGAGTGCCGAGCGATTGCCGAAGTCTCTCTCACTGCCACCGCTGACGTTTTTGCCAGCGGGGCAGAACCTCGACTGA